The following nucleotide sequence is from Planctomycetota bacterium.
ACGAAGGCCGGCGAGTGCCGCTCGCGGGCCACCCTCGCCGCGTCGGCCACGGCGGCGGCCAGGCCGCCCGCCGAGAGGCCGGCCAGGTGGTTGTCCTTGATGAGCGCCGCGTCGTGCAGCCCCAGGCGATGGCCGTGCCCCCCCCCGCAGCGGACGGCGTACTTCTCGAGCACCCGCATGCCGGGCGAGGTCTTTCGGGTATCAACAATTCGGGCGGCCGTGCCCTCGACCGCGCGCACATAGCGGGCGGTCTCGGTCGCGATGCCGCTCAGCCGCCCGATGACGTTCAGCAGCGTCCGCTCGGCCGCCAGGATCTCCCGCTTGGGCCCGAGCAGCGCCCCCAGCCGGGTGCCCGCCTCGATCGTGGTACCGTCGCTCATAACCTCGCGGAAGAGCGTGGCGGGCGCCAATTCGTCGAGCACGGCACCGACGACCTCGAGCCCCGCCACGACGCCCGGCTCGCGGGCCACCAGCCAGGCATCGCACCGCTCGTCGGCGTCGACCATGACCGAGGAGGTGATGTCGACGCCGTCGGGACCGAGATCCTCGTCGCGGCAGAGTTCCACCAGCCGGCGGACCAGCGCGGGCCGCACGATCTCCTGGTAGACCTCCTTCATCGACGCATTCGCGGGCTTCTCGGCCATCGGCGATCGTACGGCGACGGAGCCGCGGGGATGGCCGACTCGGGGCGTACACTCGCCCTTCGACGAGCGGCCGCGGCGTCGACCCGCGTCCCCCCCGCGACGCGTACCGCTCGCAGCGATTGATGGAGGTTCCATGGGCCTGCTGGACGGCAAGACGGCGCTGATCGTCGGCATCGCTAACGAGCGGTCGTACGCGTGGCACATCGCCCGCGCCCTGCTCGAGCACGGCGCCACGTGCGCCTTCACCAGCCTGCCGGGCGAGAAGAATCAGCGTCGGACGCAGCGGGCCGTCGAGGCGCTGCCCGGCGTAGGCGAGCCGCTCGTTGCGCCCATGGACGCGGGCAGCGACGAGGACATCGACGCCGCAGTCGCGGCCTTCGAGCAGCGGCACGACGCGATGCACGTGCTGGTGCACTCCATCGCCTTCGCCGACCGCGAGTACCTCTCCCCCGGCGCGTTCGTCGAGACGCCGCGGCAGGCCTTCCTGCAGGCCATCGACATCTCGGCCTATACGCTGCTGGGCCTGGCGCGGCGATGCCGCGGTGCGCTCGCCGCCGCGGGCTCGAGCTCGGTGATGGCCATGAGCTACTACGGCGCGGAGAAGGTCGTGCCGGGGTACAACGTCATGGGCGTCGCGAAGGCGACGCTCGAGGCCACCGCACGCTACCTAGCGGCCGACCTGGGCGGCGCGGGCGTCCGCGTGAACACCATCTCGGGCGGCTACCTCCGCACGCTCGCGTCGTCGGCCGTCGGTGGCACCGATCGCATCACCGAGCACAACCTCGAGCGGGCCCCGCTCAAGCGGAACGTCGAGGGCGGCGACGTGGGCAACACCGCCGTCTGGCTTGCCAGCGACCTCAGCGCGGGCGTCACCGGCGAGAACGTCTACGTCGACTGCGGCGTCAACACCATCGGCGTGTAGAGCCGCTTGGAGCGCCCCGTAGCCGCCCGCCGGCCGCTCACTCGCCCTCGTACGGCCGCGCCGGAGTGAGTCCGGCGGGCCTAGGCGGACGCACACGCGGCATCGGGATCGATTCTGGGCCGGGGCATGCCCTCGGGCCTGTGTGGAGCCTGCAACCTGGATGGCTGCCGCCGATATCTGATCGGTTTTTCTTCGGTAATTGATGGAGCCGGGCCGCCGGCGTTGCCGATATTCAGACCATGAGCAGCTTCTCCGCCGCCAATTCGGCGACGGTGCTGGCCTCGACGGCGGCCGCCTCCGACCGGGCCCGCACCGTGCAGGAATCCGCACGCCGCAGCGACCGCGCCCGCGAGGCCTCGGCCACGCGGCAGGCGACCGACATGGTGGTGCTCAGCGCCGAGGCCGTGCGGGCCACGGACACGGCCACCGACGACCAGCGACGCCCGCAGCACGAGCAGCAGCCCAACAAGCACCGCGAGGACGGCGACACCGGCACGCTGATCGACGTCGAGGGCTGAGCGCTATCTCGAAACCCAACCCTTGCGTAGCTTGGCGGCTAGGCCGCGGCCCGTAGGCCGGGCTGCGAGAGCGCCTCGATCACCCGCAGCAGGCCCTCCTGCTCGTCGGGGTTGCTCTGCAGCCAGGGCGCCGAGGCGATCTCGTCCCGCAGGTCGTCGAGCACGTAGGGCACCCGCTCGGGCTCGACCAGCGCCGTGGCGAAGGCGATGCCGGCGGCCACGCGGCCGAAGACCTCGCCGCCCTCGCGATTGAACGCGATGTCCGAGAGCGCGAACTCGAGCGTCTCGCCGTCGTCGTGCGAGCCGCCCCGGGCGATGTGCTGGTGGCCGGTGAGCAGCAGGTCGTAGCCCAGCACGTCCCGCCCGCTGGCGAACGCGGCGGCGGACGCCCGCAGCAGCGTCTCTCCCTCGGGGGCGTCGAGCCGGCCGATGAGCCGGGCGGCCGCACCCCGTGCGCCGGGCTCGAGGCCGCACGCCGGCAGCGCGAGGTAGCTCGCCAGGGCGCGCATCATCGGGGCGCCGGCGGCCTCGGGGCCCGCCGCCTCGAGGACGGCCAGCAGGTTCGCCATCGCGGCATCGAGCGCAGGATCGGACACCATCCGCGTGCCCAGCAGCAGCGCCAGGGGCGGCCGGCCCCGCCAGCGATCGGTCCGGCCGAGCCTCGCGGGGTGCCGGCCCAGCAACGCCGCGACCTCCGCGGTCGCGCGGACCAATTCGACCGACTCATCGGCGGACCATTGCACGTCGGCGAGCGTCACTCGCTCGGGGTCGAAGCGGATCGGGAACAGGCCCGCATAGCTGCGGGGCAGCGGGCTGGCCCAGTCCCGCCAGGCCGCCGGCTTGCCATCCCGGACGGCGATGTGCAGCCGCAGCGGCCCGCCGCGCTCGGCCTGCTCGATGATGCCGTCCAGCCCCGTTGACCGCCAGAAGGGCCCGTCGAGGGTCTGCGGCCCGCGGACGGGCACGAAGTCGGCCGGCAGCGCCCCGCTGGTCCGCTCGAGAGCGTGCTGCGTATCGGCGTCCGCGGCGACGCCGATGCGCAGCGGCCGGCGGAAGGCCTCGCCCGGCGTGCCCCCCGTGTTCTCGCCGTCGGGCGCCGCGGCGTCGAGCACGCGTTCGGCGACGGAGGCGACCCGCTCGGTCGCGCCCGCCAGCACGACGCCGATCCGGGGCGGCTGGTCCTCGCTGCTCCGTCGGACGCTCTCTACGCCTTGATCAAGAAGCGGGCCGTTGATCAGCCACCGCCCGCCGAGCACGCCGAGGATGATCCACAGGCCCGCGGGCAGCCCGAGCACGCCGGCGGCCAGCCAGCCCGCCCCGAGCACCCACGCCGTGAGCACCACCGAGCACACGCCGACGGCCCAGGCGAGCCCGCCCACGCCGCCCTCGCCGACCGATCGAAAGGAGCGTCCGTCCCGCACATCCACCATGCTCTCGCCTCCCGCCGCCTCCGGCGATCGGCCG
It contains:
- the nadC gene encoding carboxylating nicotinate-nucleotide diphosphorylase, producing MAEKPANASMKEVYQEIVRPALVRRLVELCRDEDLGPDGVDITSSVMVDADERCDAWLVAREPGVVAGLEVVGAVLDELAPATLFREVMSDGTTIEAGTRLGALLGPKREILAAERTLLNVIGRLSGIATETARYVRAVEGTAARIVDTRKTSPGMRVLEKYAVRCGGGHGHRLGLHDAALIKDNHLAGLSAGGLAAAVADAARVARERHSPAFVMVEVDTLEQLDEVLTLDAGVVDIVLLDNMDAAAMRDAVSRRDASAAKPQLEASGGVSLETVAEIARTGVERIAVGAITHHADWLDVGLDVAG
- a CDS encoding enoyl-ACP reductase; translation: MGLLDGKTALIVGIANERSYAWHIARALLEHGATCAFTSLPGEKNQRRTQRAVEALPGVGEPLVAPMDAGSDEDIDAAVAAFEQRHDAMHVLVHSIAFADREYLSPGAFVETPRQAFLQAIDISAYTLLGLARRCRGALAAAGSSSVMAMSYYGAEKVVPGYNVMGVAKATLEATARYLAADLGGAGVRVNTISGGYLRTLASSAVGGTDRITEHNLERAPLKRNVEGGDVGNTAVWLASDLSAGVTGENVYVDCGVNTIGV